A region of the Ovis canadensis isolate MfBH-ARS-UI-01 breed Bighorn chromosome 22, ARS-UI_OviCan_v2, whole genome shotgun sequence genome:
GTTCTGTATCCCTCTGCATGGGGACCCAGAACAACATGTCAAGTGCTAGAGATGAGCAGTCAGGGGCTTTGAGGTTAgggaaacatttactgagtgcctgctcTGGGTTTCTGGCTGAAGACAAGAGGCAGAGTGTGGCCAGGCTTTCATGCAGACTCAGGTGCCAGGTGTCCCGGGATGGATACCCCTCCTCCCCGAGCTGAGCACAGAGTCAGCTGAGGCAGTTGTATGGAAGTAGTGCCTTTATTTGCTGAAGTCCAAGCCATAAGCTCCAGAGCAGGGTGGGTTCTCCTTGCCTCGGGGCATCTGGTGCTACTTGGTGGATGGCTCTGGGTCTTTCTCCTCACTGACTCCAAGCGGCTTGGGATTGGCCTGTGGGAGGTCAGGGTTTGAGGTAGGAGTCTCCTCAGATCCCTGTGCCCACACCCTCCATGGGTcctgcccctcctcaccccacACTGCCAGCTGCTGCACTTTGGCCTGGGATGGGTTCCATTGGAAATGCCCTTCCCTGAGGACCATCTTCTGAGGTGCCTTCCCACCCACAGCTCCTCTCACAAGCTCTCTCTGCTCCCTGCACCAGATTCCAGGACTCACAGCTTCTCCTAGGCCAGCCTCCTCCTCTTGCTTGCTCTGGGCCTGGGCAGGGACCTGTATCCCAAGTTTTTCCAGCTCCTCCTTCAGCCTGGATAGAAAGAGGTCGGGAGTGGGGTAGGAGGATGTGGAGGGAGAAGGGTAGGATCGTAAATGGACCAAGAGACAGAGTCTGGAAGGGGGCAGAGACTCCCTCAGCCCCCTTCCCCTTGGGGACTTGGGGGAGGGGCTCCACACCCACCTCTGCCTcttctgctgcagctgctgacacTTCTGCTGCAGCTGTTCCTGGCGCTGGGCTGCAGCCTCCAGCAGCTCCTGGGCTTTTCTGTTCTCCTCCTCAAACAGATGGCTGAGGTGGGGCCATGGGTGCTGGCAGCTCCCTCCCTCCACTCACTCGCCCCTCCCCATCCCTGTCTTACACCACAGCTGCTGCCTCCGGGCTGCGGAGGAAGAGCCCTTCGCTGATCGTGTGGCCCTCGGCTCCAAACTGCGAGCGCAGACGATGCCTCACATCCTCCAGCTTTGCCTCCACCAGCTTCTCTGCAGCAGGAAGGAATGGATAGGCAGGgcaaggcagggcagggcagggcagggcagggcagggcagatcGGGGTATCCCCATCTTCCAGGCCTCACCTTCCTTAAGCAACTGCTCCTTGCTGCTGTCCAGGGTGCCGATCTCCTGGGCCAGGCGCTCTGGTTTCTGATGGGTAATAAAGGAGACCTGTCCGCAACTCCTGGCTttctcccacatgcctcagagaagCCAGTCTGGATCTGGCCTTTACTCATGTGCCGCACTTC
Encoded here:
- the SYCE1 gene encoding synaptonemal complex central element protein 1 isoform X3, with the protein product MAGRPGSSSAEAAGAVGPTDEARGQAKSSQKIEDLMEMVKKLQKVSGEKVRLKEILSKKQETLRVLRLHCQDKENEAQRKQTMLQECKERISALDSQIEQEKNKQRQLRLDFEEKLEDLMGQYKDLWEFHKPERLAQEIGTLDSSKEQLLKEEKLVEAKLEDVRHRLRSQFGAEGHTISEGLFLRSPEAAAVVHLFEEENRKAQELLEAAAQRQEQLQQKCQQLQQKRQRLKEELEKLGIQVPAQAQSKQEEEAGLGEAANPKPLGVSEEKDPEPSTK